The following coding sequences lie in one Rutidosis leptorrhynchoides isolate AG116_Rl617_1_P2 chromosome 6, CSIRO_AGI_Rlap_v1, whole genome shotgun sequence genomic window:
- the LOC139854511 gene encoding uncharacterized protein, producing MYTTIIQVLQKQVWDGLKTRYLGVDRVRSARLATLKRELEGLKMKEGESVDDFATKLTGLTSKARSLGYELEEVDLVKRLLDSMPMSFLQIVASIEQCFVLDEMLFDEAVGRLKAYEERIKGTDRMEGIQGGLLLASHEKIHGCNHCSGGSSNRDDYGRDRKKGRGSGKSREGGERIRDKSRVKCYVCGELGHYRHECPKREKKANLDEEEHALL from the coding sequence atgtacactacaattaTTCAGGTCTTACAAAAACAAGTATGGGACGGTCTAAAGACCCGTTACTTGGGGGTGGATCGAGTGAGATCAGCTcgacttgcaaccttgaaaagggaGCTTGAAGGTTTGAAGATGAAAGAAGGAGAATCGGTTGATGATTTTGCTACAAAATTAACCGGTTTGACTTCAAAAGCAAGGAGCCTGGGTTATGAGCTTGAAGAGGTAGACTTGGTGAAAAGGTTACTTGATTCTATGCCTATGTCATTTCTTCAAATTGTGGCTTCAATTGAGCAATGTTTCGTGTTGGATGAGATGTTATTTGATGAAGCGGTTGGAAGGTTGAAGGCGTATGAAGAACGAATCAAAGGAACCGATAGAATGGAGGGCATTCAAGGTGGTTTGTTGTTGGCTAGTCATGAGAAGATACACGGGTGTAATCATTGTAGCGGCGGGAGTTCTAACCGAGATGACTATGGACGTGACCGGAAAAAAGGTCGGGGGTCCGGGAAGAGTCGAGAAGGCGGTGAACGGATCCGGGATAAAAGCCGCGTGAAATGTTACGTGTGTGGAGAACTTGGTCACTATCGTCATGAATGTCCTAAACGTGAGAAGAAAGCTAATTTGGATGAGGAGGAACATGCATTACTATGA